From uncultured Desulfobacter sp.:
CAGACCATTCTCAGCGGCAAGGCCACCATCCATCAGGCCTTTTTGCCAAAGGGATTTTTAGGTGCACTGGAAGAAACGCCTTTTTCCCTTGATATTGAAAAAGCAAAGGTGCTTTTGAAAAAAGCCGGTTTTGAAAACGGCTTCACCGTCACCATGGAAACAAGGAGTGCCGAACCTGTTACCTCCATGGCCCTTTACATCCAATCCTCTTTTGCCAAAGCCGGTATAAAAGTTGAAATTATTCCAGGAGACGGCAAGCAGACCCTGACCAAATACCGCGCCCGCCGGCATGACATCTATATTGGAGACTGGGGGCCGGACTATATGGATCCGCACACCAACGCAGACACCTTTGCCCGGAATCCGGATAACTCGGATGACGCAAAATTCAAATCCCTGGCCTGGAGAAATGCCTGGGATATCCCGGATATGACCAAGAAAACTGGCGCCGCAGTGCTGGAAAGAGATACGGCCAAGCGCGCCCGGATGTACCTGGATCTCCAGCGGGAACACCAGCAGAGATCTCCTTTCGTCATTATGTTTCAGGATATTGAAGTTGTGGCTGAAAGGGCCAATATTAAAAATTTTATTTTAGGCCCAAGTTTTGACAGTAATTTTTACCAATACACGACCAAATAAACCGCGTGGGCTTGAGTGTCTGTTTAAAAGGGGGCATCATGGGCGTCCTATTGCCAATGGTGCCCTTATCTATACCCGGCGCACGGATAACCCAAACAATTTTTATTCATGTCTGAACTGCTGATAAGAACAAGATTGGTCAGAACACTGAAGCAGACGGTCTGGATACTGGTGATGCTGGCAACCACATTCTTAGGCCTTTTGCTGATCACCTTTCTCATTGGCCGGGTTGTTCCCATTGATCCGGTTCTGGCCGTGGTTGGAGACAAAGCCTCCCCCCAGGTTTACGAAAACGCCCGCATTGCCATGGGGCTGAACCTGCCGCTGTGGAAACAGTTTTTGATCTATATCGGCAATGTGGTCACAGGGGATTTGGGCTCATCCGTACTCACGGCCAATCCTGTTATCGACGATATTTTAAGGGTTTTTCCGGCCACCTTTGAACTGGCCGGTACGGCGACGGTCATCGGTATTTTGGTGGGCATTCCCCTTGGCATTTTTTCGGCGGTAAAGCAGGGCAGCTTTCTGGACCATGTTATGCGTGTCATTGGTTTGTTTGGCCATTCCCTTCCCATTTTCTGGCTTGGGCTCATGGCGTTGATGTTTTTCTATGTCCGGCTTGACCTGCTGCCGGGCCCCGGCAGGATGGACGTTTTTTATGAGGGCATTGTGACGCCTGTCACCGGCATTTTGACCATAGACAGTATTATTGCCGGAGAGTGGGAGATTTTCAGAAACGCCGTGTATCATCTAATTCTTCCGGCATCTCTTCTCGGGTATTATTCCTCGGCATATCTGTTAAGAATGACCCGGTCCTTCATGATTGAGCAGCTTCGCCAGGAGTATGTTCTTACGGCCCGGGTCAAAGGCGTCAAGGAGTGGAAAGTGATATGGGGACATGCGTTAGGCAACTGTGCCATTCCATTGATTACCGTTATTGCCCTTAGTTTCGGAACCCTGCTTGAGGGCTCGGTGTTAACGGAAACCGTTTTTGCCTGGCCGGGCCTGGGCCTGTATCTGACCAATTCCCTGCTCAACGCCGACATGAATGCGGTTTTAGGCAGCACCATTGTTGTGGGTGCCATATTCCTGGGGATTAACCTGTTCTCCGACTTTTTATATAAAGTGATGGACCCAAGGGCCCGTTAATTCCCTCCAATGATAATTAAATTATGAAAAATAATGCATTAAAAACAGGCGGCATGGGGGAATGGCTTTTGGCAGATACGCCGGACTCCGCTTTCCAGGCCAGGGCCGGCAGAGCTTATCTGGGTCTTCTGGCATTTATGAAAAACCGGCTGGCGGTGCTCGGACTGTTGATAATTGGAGTTTTAATTGTCATTGCGGTGCTTGCTCCTGTCATTGCGCCCTATGATCCGGTGGAAACGAACATCGGCAACCGTCTTCAGCCATTGTCCTTTATCCACTATTTCGGTACCGACGAGATGGGCCGTGATATTTTTTCCCGGATTGTCTGGGGTTCCCGCCTGACCCTTTACGTCATCGGTCTTGTGGCCATCATTGCTGCACCTGTGGGAATCCTTGTGGGTACGGTTTCAGGATATTTCGGCGGAATCATCGACACAATGCTCATGCGTATCACAGACATTTTCCTGGCGTTTCCAAAACTTATTTTGGCCCTGGCCTTTGTTTCCGCCCTGGGCCCGGGCATTGAAAACGCCATCATTGCCATCTCCATTACCTCCTGGCCACCCTACGCCAGGATCGCCCGGGCAGAGACGATTACTATTAGGAATTGCGATTTCATAAAAGCCGTCAGGCTGCAGGGCGCAAGTGCCCTAAGGATTATTACCGGGCACATCATGCCCCTTTGTCTGCCCTCTCTGATTATCCGGGTTACCCTGGATATGGCAGGGATTATTCTCACCGCCGCAGGTCTTGGTTTTTTAGGGCTGGGTGCCCAGCCGCCCTCTCCGGAATGGGGGGCCATGACCGCCAGTGGAAGAACGTATATCATCGACCACTGGTGGCTGATCACCATGCCCGGGACTGCTATCTTTATCGTCAGCCTTGCATTCAACCTTCTGGGGGACGGGCTCCGTGAAATCCTTGATCCAAGGAGTGACAACTGATGACCGAGAATACACCATTGCTTACGGTAAACGATCTGTCCGTGGTCTTTCCTTCTCCCAAAGGGGAGGTTTGCGCTGTTAACAACGTAAGTTTTTCTATGGGCAGGGAAAAAATAGGTATTGTGGGAGAGTCCGGTTCCGGAAAATCCGTGACCGGCCGGGCTGTTCTGCGTCTGCTGCCGCCCTATGCCAGGGTCAGGGCATCGGATATGACCTTCAATGGCAGAAATCTTCTGACTTATTCCGAAAAACAGATGAGAAAAATCAGAGGCATGGAGATTTCCATGGTCATGCAGGATCCAAAGTACTCCCTGAATCCGGTAAGAACCGTGGGAGAGCAGATCAGCGAGGCCTATACCATCCATCATAAAGCCGGAAAAAAGCAGGCCCGGCGAAAGACTTTGGATATGCTCAAAGCGGTCAGGATCAGGAATCCGGAGCAGGTCTACGGCCTTTATCCCCATGAAGTGTCCGGGGGTATGGGCCAGAGAATCATGATTGCCATGATGCTTATACCTGAGCCCAGTCTGCTCATTGCCGATGAACCCACTTCCGCCCTTGACGTTACGGTGCAGCTCCAGGTGCTTGCCATCCTTGATGATTTGGTCAGTGAAAGGGGCATGGGTCTTATTTTTATTTCCCATGACCTGGCGCTTGTATCTTCTTTCTGCGACAGGGTGATCATTATGTACGGTGGACAAATCATGGAAGTGGTGGATGCGGGTAATCTTCATAAATCAAATCATCCGTATACAAAAGGATTGCTTTCCTGCCTGCCTAAAATAGACGGCACCCAAGATCATCTGCCCACACTTGTCCGGGATGATGCCTGGCTTAAACCTGCGCCCGGGCGCTTCAACGGGGAGGCTGCGTCATGATTGCCGTTGAGAACCTTAATGTCTTTTTCGGTCATGGTCAGACCCGCAACCATGCGGTAAAAAATATTGGTTTTACAGTGGAAAAGGGCGAAATTTTCGGCCTGGTGGGGGAGTCCGGGTCAGGCAAATCAACGGTTCTCAATTGTATTTCAGGACTTTTGACCCATTGGAAAGGGCGTATAAAAATTGACGGCGTCAGGTTAACGCAGACAAGGAATATGGCCTTCTGCCGCAAAGTTCAGATGGTTTTCCAGGACCCTTACGGCTCCCTTCATCCCAGGCATACCATTGACCGGACACTAAAGGAACCGGTGAAGATACATAGGCTTGGGGGTGCCAACCACCGGGTGGCGCGTGTGCTTGACGAGGTGGGTCTTGGGGCAGAATTCAGGTTTCGTTTTCCCCACCAGCTCTCAGGTGGACAGCGCCAGCGGGTGGCTGTGGCCCGGGCCCTTATCCTTGATCCTGAGATTATTCTGCTTGATGAACCCACATCTGCCCTGGATGTATCCATCCAGGCCGAGGTACTCAATCTGCTCCAGGATATCCGCAGGGAAAAGAACCTTACCTATATCCTTGTCAGTCACAACCTTGCCGTGGTCTCCCATATGTGCAATCGGTTGATGGTGATGAACCGTGGAAAAACCGTTGAGACCATAACCCGCAATCAGCTTAAAAGCGGTGCGATCAGTGAAAAGTACACAAAGCAGCTTCTTGTTGCCGGAAAGGGATATGATCGAACCGCCATTGATCAGTTTCAGGATTTTAGATGAGCCCCAATGCCGACAACCACAATAGGCTTGATGCCTTTACCGACGAACTGATCCTCCAGGGATATACGTATGAATACATTGTTGGTATGCTTGGCGAAATTTTTATGCGGGTATTTAAAAATCCCTGGATAGAGCGTGTTTGGACGTGACAGAATCTATCTGCGGCGTTGCAGAAAATTTTGTAATTTTAAGGTTGCTTAAGGTTACAGATTTTTCTGCATTAAGACAGCATTAGGCTTGGGATCAGATTAAAACCGTCCAAATATGACTTAAAATTTTAACAGAATGAGTCCCGGGTCTTTTGGAGACTGCATTGTCCAAAAAATTATGATACCATAAGCCGAGGTGTTTGATGTTGTACGTTTTTTTTAGGTGGTGTGTTTTTTGCATATTTCCATTCCTGCCAAAAGGCTGATATCAGCTTAAGGCATGGACGCGTTAACGGATCCAAAGATCAATGTTTAATCTGAGGGGGTTCATTAGGAGAATAAAATGAAAAATAGA
This genomic window contains:
- a CDS encoding ABC transporter ATP-binding protein, with product MTENTPLLTVNDLSVVFPSPKGEVCAVNNVSFSMGREKIGIVGESGSGKSVTGRAVLRLLPPYARVRASDMTFNGRNLLTYSEKQMRKIRGMEISMVMQDPKYSLNPVRTVGEQISEAYTIHHKAGKKQARRKTLDMLKAVRIRNPEQVYGLYPHEVSGGMGQRIMIAMMLIPEPSLLIADEPTSALDVTVQLQVLAILDDLVSERGMGLIFISHDLALVSSFCDRVIIMYGGQIMEVVDAGNLHKSNHPYTKGLLSCLPKIDGTQDHLPTLVRDDAWLKPAPGRFNGEAAS
- a CDS encoding ABC transporter ATP-binding protein, whose translation is MIAVENLNVFFGHGQTRNHAVKNIGFTVEKGEIFGLVGESGSGKSTVLNCISGLLTHWKGRIKIDGVRLTQTRNMAFCRKVQMVFQDPYGSLHPRHTIDRTLKEPVKIHRLGGANHRVARVLDEVGLGAEFRFRFPHQLSGGQRQRVAVARALILDPEIILLDEPTSALDVSIQAEVLNLLQDIRREKNLTYILVSHNLAVVSHMCNRLMVMNRGKTVETITRNQLKSGAISEKYTKQLLVAGKGYDRTAIDQFQDFR
- the nikC gene encoding nickel transporter permease; translation: MKNNALKTGGMGEWLLADTPDSAFQARAGRAYLGLLAFMKNRLAVLGLLIIGVLIVIAVLAPVIAPYDPVETNIGNRLQPLSFIHYFGTDEMGRDIFSRIVWGSRLTLYVIGLVAIIAAPVGILVGTVSGYFGGIIDTMLMRITDIFLAFPKLILALAFVSALGPGIENAIIAISITSWPPYARIARAETITIRNCDFIKAVRLQGASALRIITGHIMPLCLPSLIIRVTLDMAGIILTAAGLGFLGLGAQPPSPEWGAMTASGRTYIIDHWWLITMPGTAIFIVSLAFNLLGDGLREILDPRSDN
- a CDS encoding ABC transporter permease; this translates as MVRTLKQTVWILVMLATTFLGLLLITFLIGRVVPIDPVLAVVGDKASPQVYENARIAMGLNLPLWKQFLIYIGNVVTGDLGSSVLTANPVIDDILRVFPATFELAGTATVIGILVGIPLGIFSAVKQGSFLDHVMRVIGLFGHSLPIFWLGLMALMFFYVRLDLLPGPGRMDVFYEGIVTPVTGILTIDSIIAGEWEIFRNAVYHLILPASLLGYYSSAYLLRMTRSFMIEQLRQEYVLTARVKGVKEWKVIWGHALGNCAIPLITVIALSFGTLLEGSVLTETVFAWPGLGLYLTNSLLNADMNAVLGSTIVVGAIFLGINLFSDFLYKVMDPRAR